From Drosophila yakuba strain Tai18E2 chromosome 2L, Prin_Dyak_Tai18E2_2.1, whole genome shotgun sequence, one genomic window encodes:
- the LOC6526953 gene encoding probable trehalose-phosphate phosphatase C, with protein sequence MPEKQVAPAIGNLEDFAHNLPGYLSAETPVAVLLDYDGTLAPIADNPAKTKMPVELEAILHKIAKHPKVFLAVISGRGLKDVQKQVNIDGITYAGNHGLEIEYPDGSRHDYELPTEIQKNYIAMVEELKEKVEKNGAWVEDKKVSLTYHYRDTPVELKDQQKQLASEICKKFGFRANQAHEAIEAKPPVNWNKGEAALYILKQKFGDNWPQEVSVIFAGDDTTDEDAMRVLRGLGRSFRISADAQIQTYADFRLPKQAVMTDLLKWIANVYVS encoded by the exons ATGCCTGAGAAACAAGTGGCACCTGCAATCGGCAATCTGGAGGATTTTGCGCATAATTTACCTGG GTATCTAAGTGCTGAAACGCCAGTTGCCGTACTCCTGGATTACGATGGCACCCTAGCTCCCATTGCGGATAATCCGGCGAAGACCAAAATGCCCGTGGAACTGGAGGCCATACTGCACAAGATAGCCAAGCATCCGAAAGTTTTTCTCGCAGTGATCTCGGGTCGCGGCCTCAAAGATGTGCAAAAACAAGTGAACATCGATGGCATCACCTATGCTGGCAATCACGGACTGGAAATCGAGTATCCCGATGGCTCCAGACACGACTACGAGCTGCCCACAGAGATACAGAAGAACTACATCGCTATGGTTGAGGAGCTCAAGGAAAAGGTGGAGAAGAATGGCGCCTGGGTTGAGGATAAGAAGGTATCGCTTACCTATCACTACCGAGATACGCCCGTAGAGCTGAAGGATCAGCAAAAGCAGCTGGCCTCGGAGATCTGCAAGAAGTTTGGCTTCCGTGCGAATCAGGCACATGAAGCCATCGAGGCGAAGCCACCAGTAAATTGGAACAAGGGAGAGGCTGCCCTGTATATTCTAAAGCAGAAGTTCGGCGATAATTGGCCGCAGGAAGTCAGTGTGATCTTCGCTGGCGATGACACCACCGACGAAGATGCCATGAGA GTGCTCAGAGGCTTGGGTCGCTCTTTTAGAATTTCGGCAGATGCGCAGATTCAAACTTATGCGGATTTCCGATTGCCCAAGCAGGCTGTGATGACCGATCTTCTCAAATGGATAGCCAATGTGTATGTTTCCTAG